In the Vibrio sp. FE10 genome, CGAAGACCCTGCCTATTTCAGTCGTTTTTATCGTGGCCAAATGAAAGAGTCACCCGCAGAGTTTCGAACTCGATGTGCAGATCGTGCAACATAATGCGCAGATAATCCCTTTTTAGAATCCACTTAAGTTCGGATAATGCTCCCTCTTTATTTCATCCAATTTGTTGGGAGCTTTCTGGAATGGGCATTAATCTCAAAACTGATCCGATCTCAAAATCCTTTTATCAATACCTTTGGCCCGCACTAACCGGCATGGTGATCAAGTCTCTTTTTATCATGGGAGATGCTTGGTTCGTCGGACGCGGTGTTGGCCCTGATGGGCTTGGTGCTATCGCTTTAACCATCCCTGCTTTTTCAATATTCACCGCCATTGCCATGATGGTGGGCATTGGTGGCGCAGCACTTATGTCCATCGAAGTCGGTAAAGGAAATACAACGTCGGGTCAAACTCTCTTTAGCCAATCAATGCTCAGTACCGCTGTGCTTAGCACCATTTCAGTCAGCATTGCCCTGTATTTTTTAGACGACATGATTGCGTTAATGGGCGCTTCTGGTTACATGGCTGAACTGACTCACGATTACCTGTCTGTGATGCTGCCATTCTTTGTGTTGTACTCGTTAGCTTGGGTCATGTCATGCTTTGTTCGTAACGATACCAACCCAAAACTGGCGACTTACGCGATGTCGATAGGTGCTGTGGTTAACCTAGTTTTGGACTACTTCTTCGTCTTAGAATTTGGCTGGGGTATGAAAGGCGCGGCCTACGGTACAGCAATTGCTCAAGGTGTTATCGCTTGTATTCTATTAAGCCACTTTGTACGTAGACAAGGCACCTTGGAAATGAGCTTAAAAGGGATTGGTTTGGGAAAACTGCCAAGCATCCTAAAAATAGGTACGCCGACATTCTTCATTGAAGTAACTGCAGCGATGACCATCTTATTGTTCAACTACGTGTTGCTGCATCAGTTTGGTGAGAATCATATTATCGCCTATGGCTTAACGGCAAACATCGGGGTATTCGCCCTGTTTGTGATGGTCGGAATCGCTCAAGCCTGCCAACCAATCATCAGCTTTAATCATGGAGCCAACCAACCAAACCGAATCGAAGCGATTTTCCGCTTAGGTTTAAAAAGTGCAATTGGTAGCGGCTTGGTGTTTATGGTTCTGGTGTACCTGTTTGCTCCACAAATCGCAGCCCTCTATTTGGGTGATTCAAGCGATTTAATTGGACTGTCATCAACCGCATTGACGTTCTTCTTCTTTGCTGTGCCGCTGATGGGCATAAACTTAGTGATCGCCAACCTGTTTCAGGCAACGGCCAAACCTAAACAAGCAACACTGATATCTCTTGGACGCGGCTTTGTGTTCGTCGCCTTGGGCATCATGATTTTGCCAAAGCTATTCCCAGAACAAGGCATTTGGGCGAGCATCCTGTTCGCGGAAACCGTAACAGCCATATTCAGCCTGAGTATGTTACGCAGCTACAAGAAGCGCTTTTCTGACTCATTAGAAAAACAGGCTGCATAGGAAGTCATCCGTTTAGAACGCCACGCCTTTGACTACCAAATAGCACATACAAAAAAGCTCCAATATCACTATTGGAGCTTTTTGTTTACCTCATCTTCCGCAGTTAACAAGAAGACGGCCTACATCATTATCAAATAATATAGTTTATTAGCTAAGCAAATGCTTTTTTTCCGTGAGAAGTATCAGACCATGCCATTGTAATTGCAGCACGAGATTTACTATTAAGGTTATCAATGAAACCATTATCACCCGCTTGAGGCGAAAATCCACTCATGGCTTGAACCAGCGCATCAATCGAGGTATCAGATAACGTGGTGTACTCTCGTTCGCCTCCTGAATCCTTATCCCCCATACCAACAACGACTTCTGCACGGTTACCATTGAAGTAATCATTGAAAGTTACAGAACCAATGTGTTCAAACTTGGCTTGGTCACTTTCACTTTCACTTTCACTTTCACTTTCACTTTCAGGATCGCGCAGTATCGACAATTTAAGATCATAGCCACTGCGTTCTAACCACAATTTCTGCCAATCAATCCCATTGAAAACAATGTTGTCTTCGCTGCGAATGTCTTCAACGAGGTTGTCAATGACGTCACCACTTACAACAAAGCTATCTACGCCAGTGCCGCCCTTGAAGGTATTTTGGAATCCACCAAGTACCATCACGTCACTTCCTTCGCCACCATTGAACTGGCTGAACTTAGAAAGCGCAGCAGCAATTAGGTGATCATCACCTTCGCCACCGTTGAGCACCGCGTTATAACCCATTAACTTAACAACATCATTGCCGCCACTAGCATTGATACGGTTGTAATTGCCAAAGACATTGGCGAAGTCATTACCAGCCCCCAGCTCAACTTGGTTATTATTACCAATCGTAACTGAGTAGTCTTGATCGCCGCCTGTATCAACACGGTTATAGTTACCAGATGTGACGACATAATCACGGCCAGTTCCAGTGTCAATCTCGCCACCTTCACCAAAGACAAACGACTCATCATCACCTGCACCCAAGAACACGTGATTGATTCGTCCAGCAACGACGGCAGTATCATTGCCTTCGCCACCGAACATCATATTTTCACGTCCCATTAGCACACCCATATCATTGCCTTCACCGCCGGTAAAAATATTAGATGTTCCTGTTGCATAGTAGACATCATCACCTCGACCACCCCAGAAGTTATTGTTATCTCCTAGATACGCGCCGAGGTCTTTACCATCACCACCCCAATTGAAGTTGTAATTACCTAAAGAAACGTTGATGTCTCCATCGCCTTGCAAATGACCGCTATTACGAAGGAAATCAAATGTTTTCTCCTTCATATTCAGTAGATCAGCCGTCAGGTTTTCTTTTAAGTTTTCCACCAGTGACTTCATTTCTGTTTGCTTATTTTCACTGAAAATAGTCGCAAACAAATTAGGTAGATTTAGCGAATTAAAACCAAATGCACGATCTTCTTTAGCGGAGCTATCTGCCGTTATTGCATCGCCGTTATCCTGAGCTCCAGCGACGTTAGTGCCATTAACAGAAACGGATGAATCATCTTCTTCCTCTTTCGGTGCTTTTTCTTTCAAGCCGTGTGTTTCTGCGAACGTCTTAATGCCGTCAGCACCCATATTGACGCCCGACTCTAGGTTGTCTAACAACTTAGCTGGGTCAACGAAGGCTTGTAATTGATCGCCACTAAACTCACCAACAACTTCCAGCATTTCTTTTAGGATTGCGACACCATCTACTGATTCGCCAGTACGAGACACAATATGCCCTGCTGCTGTGTAATCCACACCGAAGATATCACCTAACGTCGTCTCTGCGCCTACACCGGCGAGTTGGCCTAGAAGCTTGTTTTTTAACTGGCGGGGAAGATCTTCGGGGCTGTAAGTAAACGTTGTTTTAGCTTGCCCCGTTGTGGAAAATTGTTGAGTCATAAGACCAAACAACGAACCCAAATTGGTATCAAGAATCGACTGGATATTATCACCGAACATAAAGTTCCAGTTACCCGTCGTCACTTGAATATCAGCACCTTGGCCACCAACAGCAAAGTTAAACGCTAGCTTCTCATTCGCTTGACGGAACTTATCTGCACGACTCATTTTACTTGAGTCAGAGTTATCATTTCCGCCTAACCACTGGTTGTATTGCTTGTTTAACGTCGCTTCAGCGTCATTTTTCAAGCCGCGGCTACTGCGTTCATTTTGAGAATCCAAGTCAACCAAGCTTGTGTAATCAACACTGCTACTCTGATCTAAGCCAGACATATCTTTAACGAACTTTTTAGCCCCAGATAATGTCCACTGCTGCTCTTGAGCGGCTAACCAATCTTGACCTTCACCTGAACTCGCTATGCTTTTTAACACACCAGAGATTCGAGAGGCGCCGTCAAACGGATTAACCAGAGGAGGCGTAGGAATTGATTTATCCATCATCACAATAAGATCGTTGCTTTGCCCTAAATTGAAGCTCACATTACGATTACCGATGAACATCTGTGCGCCTTCTAGAGCTTGATATCCACCAATATCAAAGCTGTGTTTACTTTCCCCATCACCAACATGAACCATCACATTGTTGTCACCAAAAGCTAGAGATTTAAAGCCACCAGTACCTACTTTAATACCTACGTTCGAAGTGCCCCAGTTAACTGCAGTAAACTCACCATCACCGACATTAACTTGGATATTGCCAGAATAGCTGAGCTTGCTCTTACTGCTACCAGATGATGAGGACTCTGTATCATTCTTGCGTTTTTCTGGTGCATTGAACACATCACTGTTTTCAGCAATTGCGCCGCGAGCTAGATCATCAACGTCGCTAGTGCCCACTCGAGAAAGATCGATGTCTCCTTCTGCGATACCATTTCTGATACGCTCATGTTTTTCTGTCACTTTGCCTTGTTCATCCCAGCTAAGTGTCACTTTGTTGCTTTTCTCTTTTTGTACCCAATGACCATTTTCGTCACGGGTATGTTTACGACCATTCGAGTCAACAGCAACTTCTGAGCTACGGACAGAAACATTGCTGCGGATATCGTTGTCACCCATCGATTGAATAAGAAGTCTTCCGAAGCCATTTTGTTTGTCATCACTGATTAACGAACAACCGACGACACTAATATGATCAGGGTTAGCCTTCACATTTTCAGCTTCACTAAACGCTTGATTGAACGCTGCTAGTTTCACGGCTAACTCATCTGCGCTGTAACCGCTTAGATGAGTATTATTGTTTTCAGATTCATCACGACCATGACCAACTAATTGCCAACGTAATTGTCCAGTTGACTTGTCTTTAGGTAACTTAGACGGGTCACCGTAAACCACACGATAATTACCGTCTGAGTCTAGCTGAACAACCACGGTACTATCTGGATGTTTGCCTGCTAAATTTTCAGCCGCTTTGGAAACCGAAGAATCATTCTCCATTTGAATAATGATTTGACCGTCAAAGCGCGTTTCACCACCGTCAGATTGAGGGGATACTATGAGGCGTTCCCAACTGTTAACGTCTTTGTTTTTAACCGTGTCATCCGAGCCATTTAAGCTTGCTCGGAAATCAATCTTAGGTTTGTTCGCCACATCATCGTAGACAGTGCGTAAAGTCTTATCATCTTGTTCGATGACAAACTGATCCGAGGCACTCACTTTAAGTGCAGGCAACCCTAAACGATGGGTAATACCTGGAACAAAGCTTTCGATGCCTTTATGTGACTGCAAGTGCGCTTTCCCGTAGATAGCGACAAACTTTTCGCCATCAGGAAGAGCTTGCAATGCATCGACGGCAACGTTGTTCGCAGCACCAGCACGGTACATCAAGCCATGCTCTGTACCTTGAACTGTAGGTCGCGCTGTACTATTTGCATCTAGAGCAAGAATACGCATCCCGTTAGTACGGGCGTTTTCAAACAACGTAATATCTAAATGCTTAGTTTTGATCATTGCACTCAACTCACTAGACATAATGCCTGTGGACAAATAGTTGTCGATCAGTGGTTGGGCAAGGTCGGAACGAAGATGCTCTAAGCCGATGACTGTCACACCTTGCTTTTTGAGCGCGTCCATTTGTTCATTAACAAAGCGCAGACCATTCACATCGCTTCCATGAACTTCCCCAATTAGGAGGCCTTTGCGCTCGTTAAGAAGTACTGACAATTGTTCTTCAACACCGCCGTTCGCACCCGCAAGCTTGTCGCTTAACTCATCATAACCAGCACCAGAATAACGGCGATCCCAGTTGTCGACGTCGGTCTCATGACTGCTGCGATATATACCCTCAATTTGGTCCATACGATCTGTCTCAAGCTGAGATATATAGCTTTGATCAGCGAATTTTTTCAGCAATATCATTTCAGCGGAGTCACTGGTCATTGGGTCAGACTTTTTAGCAGCTTCTTTCAAGAAGTAGAAAGCCATTTGTACCGACTCAACCCCCGTCAGATCCTGAAGCTCCTGATAGCTATAGCCAAGGTGAACGGTTTTTGTTGCCTCATCCAAAACAGCTTTACTAAGCAAGTCAGTGGACTGCGATTTTTCTAACCATTGTTTAAAGTCAGAATACTGTTCCCCAAGCTCGATGTGATACTTCGCGTCAAAGCCCAAGTTACTCGGAGTTTCTCCTGCATA is a window encoding:
- a CDS encoding MATE family efflux transporter; the encoded protein is MGINLKTDPISKSFYQYLWPALTGMVIKSLFIMGDAWFVGRGVGPDGLGAIALTIPAFSIFTAIAMMVGIGGAALMSIEVGKGNTTSGQTLFSQSMLSTAVLSTISVSIALYFLDDMIALMGASGYMAELTHDYLSVMLPFFVLYSLAWVMSCFVRNDTNPKLATYAMSIGAVVNLVLDYFFVLEFGWGMKGAAYGTAIAQGVIACILLSHFVRRQGTLEMSLKGIGLGKLPSILKIGTPTFFIEVTAAMTILLFNYVLLHQFGENHIIAYGLTANIGVFALFVMVGIAQACQPIISFNHGANQPNRIEAIFRLGLKSAIGSGLVFMVLVYLFAPQIAALYLGDSSDLIGLSSTALTFFFFAVPLMGINLVIANLFQATAKPKQATLISLGRGFVFVALGIMILPKLFPEQGIWASILFAETVTAIFSLSMLRSYKKRFSDSLEKQAA